A single genomic interval of Primulina huaijiensis isolate GDHJ02 chromosome 7, ASM1229523v2, whole genome shotgun sequence harbors:
- the LOC140981385 gene encoding sugar transport protein 10-like translates to MAVGGIEIGSGSGANYEARVTPFVVIACLVAATGGLIFGYDIGISGGVTSMDEFLQKFFPGVYAKQHSPGKNYNQYCSFENHLLTLFTSSLYLAALIASFFASATTRAFGRKISMTVGGLVFLSGAILNGAAFDVEMLIIGRILLGVGIGYANQSVPVYLSEMAPPKLRGALNIGFQMATTIGIFAANLVNYGTAKMKHNGWRVSLALAAVPAVIMTIGALSLPDTPNSLIERGKKEEAREMLQKIRGTAHVDLEYSDLVEASEASKRVEQPWKQITERKYRPQLIITCLIPFFQQITGINVIMFYAPVLFKTLGFGNDAALMSAVVTGLVNVFATVVSIFTVDKFGRRVLFLEGGVQMIICQIAVGSLIASVFGVSGEGSFSKGMGDLTLALICVYVAGFAWSWGPLGWLVPSEIFPLEIRSAGQSINVSINMFFTFIIGQLFLTMLCHLKFGLFYFFAGWVMLMTIFVY, encoded by the exons ATGGCAGTAGGAGGTATCGAAATCGGGTCCGGAAGCGGGGCGAATTATGAAGCCCGTGTGACGCCTTTTGTGGTCATCGCCTGCTTGGTTGCGGCGACGGGTGGCCTGATTTTCGGTTACGATATAGGCATCTCAG GAGGAGTTACGTCAATGGATGAGTTCTTGCAAAAGTTTTTCCCCGGAGTGTACGCGAAGCAACACTCTCCAGGGAAGAACTATAATCAGTATTGTAGTTTCGAGAATCACTTGCTTACCTTATTCACTTCTTCGCTGTACTTGGCTGCACTAATTGCTTCCTTCTTCGCCTCCGCGACAACCCGAGCATTTGGCCGCAAAATCTCGATGACCGTTGGAGGTCTAGTCTTCCTGTCTGGTGCCATACTCAATGGTGCTGCTTTCGATGTCGAGATGCTCATCATCGGCCGTATATTGCTAGGTGTCGGCATTGGTTATGCTAACCAGTCCGTACCTGTTTACCTCTCAGAAATGGCGCCTCCAAAACTAAGAGGAGCCCTCAACATTGGCTTCCAGATGGCCACAACGATCGGCATTTTTGCGGCAAATCTTGTTAACTACGGGACAGCGAAGATGAAGCACAATGGATGGCGGGTTTCTCTTGCTTTGGCTGCTGTTCCTGCTGTGATCATGACGATTGGTGCTCTTTCCTTGCCTGATACTCCTAATTCCCTCATTGAAAGGGGAAAGAAAGAGGAGGCACGAGAAATGTTGCAGAAGATTCGCGGCACGGCGCATGTGGACCTCGAGTACAGTGATCTTGTGGAAGCAAGTGAAGCATCAAAGCGTGTGGAGCAACCATGGAAGCAAATAACAGAAAGAAAATACAGGCCACAATTAATAATCACTTGCTTGATTCCCTTCTTCCAGCAGATCACCGGCATCAACGTCATCATGTTCTACGCGCCTGTTCTTTTCAAGACACTTGGATTCGGGAATGACGCGGCGCTCATGTCTGCGGTTGTGACAGGCCTGGTAAATGTGTTCGCCACGGTGGTGTCAATCTTCACAGTCGACAAGTTCGGGAGAAGGGTCCTGTTCTTGGAAGGTGGAGTACAAATGATCATCTGTCAAATCGCCGTTGGATCGCTGATTGCCTCGGTTTTCGGGGTTTCGGGTGAAGGGTCTTTCAGCAAAGGAATGGGAGACCTGACATTGGCGTTGATATGTGTTTATGTGGCTGGTTTTGCTTGGTCTTGGGGTCCATTGGGGTGGCTTGTTCCCAGTGAGATCTTTCCACTGGAAATCCGATCCGCAGGGCAATCGATCAATGTGTCTATTAACATGTTTTTCACATTTATCATTGGACAACTTTTCTTGACAATGCTGTGTCACTTGAAGTTCGGTCTCTTCTACTTCTTTGCTGGATGGGTGATGCTGATGACGATTTTCGTGTACTAG